A single Prochlorococcus marinus XMU1410 DNA region contains:
- the murJ gene encoding murein biosynthesis integral membrane protein MurJ — protein sequence MHSFLKNNVFSISFGTGLSKLAGCIRQIFIAAAFGVGLTYDAFNYAYIIPGFLLIIIGGINGPLHNAVVAVLTPLNKNNGGIVLTQVSIKLSILLFILAIFIYSNANLLIELLAPNLSYEAKSIATYQLKILTPCIPLSGFIGLSFGALNSQRKFFLSSISPAITSVTTIFFILLSWIFNQENAYSHFFTYSGLLAFATLTGTLIQFVVQIWEINKIGLLRLESTFNLFKDEERRIFKLIIPASISSGLSQINVFIDMFFASSFQGAASGLAYGNFLIQAPLGILSNSLILPLLPKFSKLRSEKDKRGLQKKLISGIEYCFLTTIFLTAFFITFNNQIVQLVFQRGSFDYSATLKVKNILIAYAVGIPFYLYRDLLVRTYYSIERTNFPFKSSFAGIIFNIFFDWFLIGAPIKNFGNLSPYNFGVVGIILSSVIVNLIVCILLSFNLRNEDIHIPNLDLLRKISLMSLAAFIDSTLCFTILQTTNNFNSNFAEFLLLIFGTLTFFVIYFLLTKFLKVNKFKVSKKEI from the coding sequence ATGCATTCATTTTTAAAAAATAATGTTTTTTCAATTTCATTTGGTACTGGTCTAAGTAAATTAGCTGGATGTATAAGACAAATATTCATAGCTGCTGCTTTTGGGGTTGGGCTAACATACGACGCATTTAATTATGCCTATATAATCCCAGGTTTTTTGCTAATAATCATTGGAGGAATTAATGGTCCCTTACATAACGCAGTTGTTGCAGTTTTAACTCCGCTTAACAAAAACAATGGAGGAATAGTTTTAACTCAAGTAAGCATAAAACTTTCAATATTATTATTCATTTTAGCCATATTCATTTACTCTAATGCCAATTTATTAATTGAATTATTAGCCCCCAATTTAAGTTACGAAGCTAAATCGATTGCCACTTACCAATTAAAAATACTTACACCTTGCATCCCTTTGTCCGGATTCATAGGTTTAAGCTTTGGCGCCTTAAATTCCCAAAGAAAATTCTTTTTATCAAGTATAAGTCCAGCAATAACAAGCGTAACTACTATTTTTTTTATTTTATTAAGTTGGATTTTCAACCAAGAAAATGCATATTCTCATTTCTTTACTTATTCGGGATTACTAGCTTTTGCAACTTTGACAGGAACTTTAATTCAGTTTGTTGTTCAAATTTGGGAAATAAATAAAATTGGTCTCTTGAGATTAGAGTCAACCTTCAATTTATTTAAAGATGAAGAGAGGAGAATTTTCAAACTAATTATTCCAGCATCAATCTCATCAGGTTTAAGTCAAATTAATGTTTTTATCGATATGTTTTTTGCTTCAAGTTTTCAAGGCGCAGCATCTGGACTAGCTTACGGCAACTTTCTTATACAAGCCCCCTTAGGCATATTATCTAACTCCTTGATTCTGCCATTACTTCCAAAATTTTCTAAATTAAGAAGTGAAAAAGACAAAAGAGGTCTCCAAAAAAAATTGATCTCTGGAATAGAGTACTGTTTCTTAACCACTATTTTTTTAACCGCATTTTTCATAACATTCAATAATCAAATCGTACAATTAGTTTTTCAAAGAGGATCTTTTGATTATTCAGCAACTTTAAAAGTAAAAAATATATTAATTGCTTATGCAGTTGGCATACCATTTTATCTTTATAGAGATTTATTAGTAAGAACTTACTATTCAATAGAAAGAACAAACTTCCCTTTTAAGTCTTCATTTGCAGGGATAATATTTAATATTTTTTTTGATTGGTTTTTAATTGGTGCCCCAATTAAGAATTTTGGGAATCTTTCTCCATATAATTTCGGAGTTGTGGGAATAATTTTATCTTCAGTAATAGTCAACCTTATAGTCTGTATTTTGCTTTCTTTTAATCTGCGAAATGAAGATATCCATATACCTAACTTGGATTTATTGAGGAAAATTAGCCTCATGTCATTAGCAGCATTTATAGACAGCACACTTTGTTTTACTATTCTCCAAACTACGAATAACTTCAATTCAAATTTTGCAGAATTTTTATTATTAATATTTGGAACTCTAACTTTTTTTGTGATTTATTTTTTACTTACAAAATTCTTGAAAGTAAATAAATTTAAAGTTTCAAAAAAAGAAATTTAG
- the sfsA gene encoding DNA/RNA nuclease SfsA: MNDRIIEFDPLIEGVLIKRYKRFLADIKLESGEVVTAHCANTGPMKGLLSEGAKVRISVSPSPKRKLPFTWEQICVLNAKNEEVWVGINTLFANKLIKKVIEKNLLDEMIGEIETIKSEVPYGKDKKSRIDFLLTPKSSNPDKRNIYIEVKNTTWIRENVALFPDTVTKRGQKHLIELKELIPKSKSVLVLCITRKDACFFAPGDDADPLYGNLFRASLSAGMITIPCSFEFHKDHISWRGIKPLK; encoded by the coding sequence ATGAATGATCGGATAATTGAATTTGATCCATTAATTGAAGGAGTTTTAATCAAGAGGTATAAAAGGTTTCTTGCAGATATAAAATTAGAGAGCGGAGAGGTAGTAACTGCTCATTGTGCCAACACAGGACCAATGAAGGGACTTTTGAGTGAGGGAGCAAAGGTAAGAATAAGTGTTTCCCCTTCTCCAAAAAGAAAATTACCTTTTACTTGGGAACAGATATGTGTTTTAAATGCAAAAAATGAGGAAGTTTGGGTTGGTATTAATACTCTATTTGCAAATAAGTTAATCAAAAAGGTTATTGAGAAAAATTTGCTTGACGAAATGATAGGAGAAATTGAGACAATTAAATCTGAAGTTCCTTATGGAAAAGATAAAAAAAGCAGAATTGACTTTTTATTAACTCCAAAATCTTCAAATCCTGATAAACGTAACATTTACATAGAGGTTAAAAATACGACTTGGATTAGAGAAAATGTTGCTCTATTCCCTGATACAGTAACGAAAAGAGGCCAAAAACACCTCATAGAATTAAAGGAATTAATTCCTAAAAGTAAAAGTGTATTAGTACTTTGTATTACAAGAAAAGACGCTTGTTTTTTTGCCCCCGGAGATGACGCAGATCCCTTATACGGAAATCTTTTTAGAGCATCTTTAAGTGCAGGAATGATAACGATTCCTTGTTCCTTTGAATTTCATAAAGACCACATATCATGGAGAGGAATTAAACCTTTGAAATAA
- a CDS encoding ammonium transporter → MTTALQTPQRRSRSKLQDASLVNGPMLLLRSIRGFSSNRSMLWLATVPLALFGLGIFNLSAHAADLPELNAAFLANNLWLLIATILVIFMNAGFAMVEAGMCRSKNAVNILAKNLFVFALAVTSYWFIGYSLMYGGSVADGWLYFGGLFFDPTVTADMVTDAGLVPTVDFLFQSAFAGTAATIVSGLVAERVKFGEFVVFAVVLTAFIYPIAGSWKWNGGWLDSLGFVDFAGSSIVHSVGAWAGLVGAMLLGPRIGKYSDGKPQAMPGHNMAIATLGALVLWIGWYGFNPGSQLAMDQWVPYVAVTTTLAAAAGAIGATIVSTLTSGKPDLTMIINGILAGLVSITAGCGDMTLAGAWFAGLVGGIIVVFSVAALDAAEIDDPVGAFSVHGVCGVWGTVVIGLWGTAVQGDGAGMGLFNGGGITLLLVQALGAAAYAIWTLVTCWIAWSVIGGLFGGIRVSEEEETQGLDIGEHGMEAYPDFASAK, encoded by the coding sequence ATGACCACTGCTTTGCAAACGCCTCAAAGGCGCTCTAGGTCCAAACTTCAAGACGCAAGTCTTGTTAATGGACCTATGCTCCTTTTGAGGAGTATTCGAGGATTTAGTTCAAACCGCTCAATGTTGTGGCTTGCAACTGTTCCCCTAGCTTTGTTTGGTTTAGGTATTTTTAATCTTTCAGCTCACGCAGCTGATTTACCTGAGTTGAATGCAGCTTTTCTTGCTAACAATTTATGGCTTTTGATCGCTACTATTCTAGTGATCTTTATGAACGCCGGTTTCGCTATGGTTGAGGCAGGTATGTGCCGTTCTAAGAACGCTGTTAACATCCTTGCTAAAAACCTCTTTGTATTTGCTCTAGCTGTAACTTCTTATTGGTTTATCGGCTATTCATTAATGTACGGAGGAAGTGTTGCCGACGGTTGGCTTTATTTTGGCGGCTTATTTTTTGATCCAACAGTTACTGCAGATATGGTAACTGACGCTGGATTAGTCCCAACTGTTGATTTCTTGTTCCAGTCTGCTTTTGCAGGAACTGCGGCAACTATCGTTTCCGGTCTTGTTGCTGAAAGAGTTAAATTTGGAGAATTTGTTGTTTTTGCTGTTGTATTAACTGCATTTATATATCCAATTGCTGGTAGCTGGAAATGGAATGGTGGTTGGCTTGATTCTTTAGGTTTTGTTGATTTTGCTGGTTCTTCAATTGTTCACTCAGTTGGAGCATGGGCGGGTCTTGTAGGAGCTATGCTTCTTGGACCAAGAATTGGCAAATACTCTGATGGGAAGCCACAGGCTATGCCAGGACACAATATGGCTATAGCTACTCTAGGTGCATTAGTCCTATGGATAGGTTGGTACGGATTTAACCCCGGTTCTCAACTTGCTATGGATCAATGGGTTCCATATGTTGCTGTAACAACTACTTTAGCAGCAGCAGCTGGAGCTATTGGTGCAACTATTGTTTCAACATTAACTTCTGGTAAGCCTGATCTTACAATGATAATTAACGGTATCCTTGCTGGTTTGGTTAGTATCACTGCTGGTTGTGGTGATATGACTCTCGCTGGAGCTTGGTTCGCAGGACTAGTAGGCGGAATTATCGTTGTATTTTCTGTTGCAGCACTTGATGCCGCTGAGATTGATGATCCTGTAGGTGCATTCTCTGTTCACGGAGTTTGTGGTGTATGGGGTACTGTAGTTATCGGTCTTTGGGGTACAGCTGTACAAGGTGATGGAGCAGGTATGGGATTGTTCAATGGTGGAGGTATTACCCTTCTTCTAGTTCAAGCTCTTGGTGCCGCAGCTTATGCTATTTGGACACTAGTTACTTGCTGGATTGCCTGGTCCGTAATCGGAGGATTATTCGGTGGAATCCGAGTATCTGAAGAGGAAGAGACTCAAGGCTTGGATATAGGAGAGCATGGTATGGAAGCATATCCAGACTTTGCATCTGCTAAATAA
- a CDS encoding 4-hydroxy-3-methylbut-2-enyl diphosphate reductase, translating into MDTQAFRRSLHHSDRYNRRGFDSPTKRAKALEEAYQSDLISSIRDNEFTYTKGRLKIKLAQAFGFCWGVERAVAMAYETRRHYPNENIWITNEIIHNPSVNDHLRKMNVKFISAKNGIKDFSSVSNGDVVILPAFGATVQEMKLLHEKGCHIIDTTCPWVSKVWHTVEKHKKHVFTSIIHGKFKHEETLATSSFAGKYLVVLDLEEANYVSEYILGRGNRNEFMNKFAKACSNGFDPDQDLDRVGVANQTTMLKSETEEIGKVFERTMLKKFGPENLNSHFLAFNTICDATEERQDAMFSLVDEDLDILVVIGGFNSSNTTHLQEIAINKNISSFHIDTPERISVKENSIFHKPLGSELELKNNFLPSGKINVGITSGASTPDKVVADVIEKLIDIAS; encoded by the coding sequence ATGGACACTCAAGCTTTTAGAAGATCTCTTCATCATTCTGATAGATACAATAGGAGGGGTTTCGATTCTCCAACAAAAAGAGCTAAAGCGTTAGAAGAAGCTTACCAAAGTGATTTGATAAGTTCTATTAGGGATAATGAGTTTACTTACACTAAAGGCAGACTAAAGATAAAGTTGGCCCAAGCTTTCGGTTTCTGTTGGGGAGTTGAAAGAGCTGTTGCAATGGCTTATGAAACTAGAAGACATTACCCAAATGAGAATATTTGGATTACAAACGAAATAATTCATAATCCCTCGGTGAATGATCATTTAAGAAAAATGAATGTAAAATTCATCTCAGCTAAAAATGGAATTAAAGATTTTTCTTCAGTTTCTAATGGGGATGTTGTTATACTCCCTGCTTTCGGAGCTACTGTTCAAGAAATGAAACTCTTGCATGAAAAAGGTTGTCATATCATTGATACAACTTGTCCATGGGTTTCAAAGGTTTGGCATACAGTTGAAAAACATAAAAAACATGTTTTCACATCTATTATTCACGGAAAATTTAAACATGAAGAGACTCTCGCTACAAGTTCATTCGCAGGTAAATATTTAGTTGTACTTGATCTAGAAGAAGCGAACTACGTTTCTGAATATATTCTGGGGAGAGGTAATAGAAATGAGTTTATGAACAAATTTGCTAAAGCTTGTTCTAATGGATTTGATCCTGATCAAGATTTAGATAGAGTGGGAGTTGCAAATCAGACAACTATGCTTAAAAGCGAGACTGAGGAAATTGGAAAGGTTTTTGAAAGGACTATGTTAAAGAAATTTGGACCAGAAAACTTAAATAGTCACTTTTTAGCTTTTAATACTATTTGTGATGCAACTGAAGAAAGACAAGATGCAATGTTCTCTTTGGTTGATGAAGATCTTGATATTTTAGTAGTTATTGGAGGCTTCAATTCTTCCAATACTACTCACCTACAAGAAATAGCAATTAACAAAAATATTTCTTCTTTTCACATTGATACGCCAGAGAGGATATCAGTTAAAGAAAACTCAATATTTCATAAACCACTTGGATCAGAATTAGAACTTAAAAATAATTTTCTACCTAGTGGAAAAATTAATGTTGGAATTACTTCAGGTGCATCAACTCCTGATAAGGTAGTTGCGGATGTTATTGAAAAGTTAATTGATATTGCTTCCTGA
- a CDS encoding DoxX family protein, translating into MEDKAQTNQVQTASMNRSKAPQKVEVVVANPSSGSEVNILGELSIFILRIGFCALMIHHGLEKLQDPQGFAEFVVGKYFPFLPGDPVIWTFAAGITQLVCPAGLALGIFARLSSLGLFSTMAFAVYFHFLDTGLQGFPLAVVDGHNYAFELSFIYGAISLYFLCAGPGRLSLFRKTNKITYYPKST; encoded by the coding sequence ATGGAAGACAAAGCGCAAACTAATCAGGTTCAAACTGCAAGTATGAATAGATCAAAAGCTCCTCAAAAAGTTGAAGTTGTAGTGGCCAATCCATCTTCAGGGTCAGAAGTAAATATCCTTGGAGAACTATCGATTTTTATTTTAAGAATAGGTTTTTGTGCTTTAATGATCCATCATGGCCTTGAGAAACTTCAGGATCCTCAGGGTTTTGCTGAGTTTGTCGTTGGTAAGTACTTCCCATTTTTGCCAGGTGATCCTGTTATCTGGACTTTTGCAGCAGGAATTACTCAATTGGTATGCCCAGCAGGATTGGCTTTAGGGATTTTTGCTAGGCTTTCTTCCCTTGGTTTATTCTCAACTATGGCATTTGCAGTTTATTTTCATTTTCTTGATACTGGACTACAAGGTTTTCCTCTGGCAGTTGTTGATGGTCATAATTATGCTTTCGAATTGTCTTTTATATATGGGGCTATTTCTCTCTACTTTCTATGTGCAGGTCCAGGCAGGCTATCTTTATTCAGAAAAACTAATAAAATTACATATTATCCAAAATCAACATAA
- the purH gene encoding bifunctional phosphoribosylaminoimidazolecarboxamide formyltransferase/IMP cyclohydrolase, with amino-acid sequence MSPLALISVSDKENIIPFCKELVEQFNYKILSSGGTAKHLIEAKIPVIKVADFTSSPEILGGRVKTLHPKIHGGILAKRTDEEHKKDIEANNLELIDLVVVNLYPFKKTVDQGAKWEDAIENIDIGGPSMIRSAAKNHKDVSVLVDPSQYQNFLEESKKGELKNSYKAKLALEAFQHTADYDTAISNWIRKERDLQASKYIESYPLIKTLRYGENPHQKAFWYGSNNIGWNSAEQLQGKELSYNNLLDLESALSTVLEFGYTEKDELTNDMFASVILKHNNPCGASISNSASKAFLNALECDSVSAFGGIVAFNSNVDSKTATHLKDIFLECVVAPSFDEEALEILKIKKNLRILKFSKDQLPKKNQNSTKSIMGGLLVQDTDDSEEKTENWISVTNKNPSDQINLDLNFAWKICKHVKSNAIVIAKDQKTIGIGAGQMNRVGAAKIALKAAGKLCSDAVLASDGFFPFADTVELANEYGIKAIIQPGGSLRDQESIDMCNSKGISMVFTQKRHFLH; translated from the coding sequence ATGTCTCCATTAGCTTTAATAAGTGTCTCTGATAAAGAAAATATAATCCCATTTTGTAAGGAATTGGTAGAGCAATTTAATTATAAAATTCTATCAAGTGGAGGAACTGCTAAACATCTTATAGAAGCAAAAATTCCAGTCATTAAAGTTGCTGATTTTACTAGTTCTCCAGAAATTCTTGGAGGAAGAGTTAAAACTTTACATCCAAAAATACATGGGGGAATATTAGCTAAAAGAACTGATGAGGAACATAAAAAAGATATAGAAGCTAACAATCTTGAGTTAATTGACTTGGTAGTTGTAAATTTATATCCTTTTAAAAAAACTGTAGATCAGGGAGCTAAATGGGAAGATGCTATTGAAAATATCGATATCGGAGGGCCATCTATGATTCGTTCTGCAGCTAAAAATCATAAAGATGTCTCCGTTTTAGTAGATCCTAGTCAGTATCAGAATTTTCTTGAAGAAAGTAAAAAAGGTGAATTGAAAAACTCATATAAAGCAAAATTAGCCCTTGAAGCTTTTCAACATACAGCAGACTATGACACCGCAATATCTAATTGGATAAGAAAAGAAAGAGATTTACAAGCTTCCAAGTATATTGAATCTTATCCACTAATCAAAACCTTAAGATATGGGGAGAATCCACATCAAAAAGCTTTCTGGTATGGTTCAAATAACATTGGATGGAACTCAGCAGAACAATTACAAGGAAAAGAATTGAGTTATAACAATCTCTTAGATCTAGAGTCGGCACTTTCAACAGTTTTAGAATTTGGCTACACAGAAAAAGATGAACTTACAAACGACATGTTTGCTTCTGTTATTTTAAAACACAATAATCCTTGTGGTGCCTCTATAAGTAATTCAGCTTCCAAAGCATTTTTGAATGCTTTGGAATGCGACTCTGTTAGTGCATTTGGAGGAATAGTTGCTTTTAATTCAAATGTTGATAGTAAGACCGCAACCCACCTAAAAGATATTTTCTTAGAGTGTGTCGTCGCTCCATCTTTTGATGAGGAAGCTTTAGAAATTTTAAAAATTAAAAAGAATTTAAGAATTTTAAAGTTTTCAAAAGATCAACTTCCAAAAAAGAATCAAAATTCTACTAAATCAATAATGGGAGGATTACTAGTTCAAGATACTGACGATAGTGAAGAAAAAACTGAAAATTGGATTTCAGTAACTAATAAAAATCCGAGTGATCAAATTAACTTAGATCTAAATTTTGCATGGAAAATTTGTAAACACGTTAAATCTAATGCCATTGTTATTGCAAAAGACCAAAAAACTATTGGTATTGGAGCTGGACAAATGAATAGAGTAGGAGCAGCAAAAATTGCATTAAAAGCAGCTGGAAAGCTATGTTCTGATGCTGTCTTGGCCAGCGATGGGTTTTTCCCATTTGCAGATACTGTAGAACTAGCAAATGAATATGGAATAAAAGCTATTATTCAACCTGGAGGAAGTCTAAGAGACCAAGAAAGTATTGATATGTGTAACTCAAAAGGAATCTCAATGGTATTTACCCAAAAAAGGCACTTTTTACATTAA
- a CDS encoding alpha/beta hydrolase, whose protein sequence is MKYAINHEFVSISSQTATHRIILMHGWGADSDDLLIFGKEMTEKINLDFEVISLRAPGLHPSGQGRQWYGLYPHDWNGAEVEVNKLLVTLKKFDTDKIPLKKTILLGFSQGAAMAIDAGFKLNFGLIIACSGYPHPNWAPGEKISPLIISHGLFDDVVPIDASRTIYEKVKSKSSKFCKLLEFDGFHQIDSNLINFVSSNINNIF, encoded by the coding sequence ATGAAATATGCTATCAATCATGAATTTGTCTCGATTAGCTCTCAAACTGCAACTCATAGAATTATTTTGATGCATGGTTGGGGAGCCGATTCGGATGACCTTTTAATATTTGGAAAGGAGATGACTGAAAAAATAAATCTTGATTTTGAGGTAATTTCTTTAAGGGCTCCTGGATTACACCCAAGCGGTCAGGGAAGACAGTGGTATGGATTATACCCACATGATTGGAATGGAGCTGAGGTTGAAGTAAATAAACTTTTAGTTACATTAAAAAAATTTGATACTGATAAGATTCCACTAAAAAAAACAATTTTGTTGGGGTTCTCTCAGGGGGCGGCAATGGCAATTGATGCGGGATTTAAGTTAAATTTTGGATTAATTATTGCTTGTAGTGGTTATCCTCACCCCAACTGGGCCCCAGGAGAAAAAATATCTCCATTGATTATAAGTCATGGTTTATTTGATGACGTTGTGCCTATAGATGCTTCTAGGACTATTTATGAAAAGGTAAAGAGTAAGTCTTCTAAATTTTGTAAATTATTAGAATTTGATGGATTTCATCAAATTGATTCAAATTTAATTAATTTTGTAAGTTCAAATATAAATAATATTTTTTAA
- a CDS encoding DUF3155 domain-containing protein yields MSKKRKRISRRRLAGQRVMAHVPIYHIETGKHKPVTAARRFIAENGLSAPSVFNVRRNEHTTDRFFWGEKGLFSAQYAEENHFLFPSLKVVVEGIGEEKIFEGLELTADDWEEIEEYEYAFV; encoded by the coding sequence ATGTCAAAAAAAAGAAAGAGAATCAGCAGAAGAAGATTGGCTGGCCAAAGAGTAATGGCACATGTTCCTATTTATCATATCGAAACTGGCAAACATAAACCAGTTACAGCAGCAAGAAGATTCATAGCTGAAAACGGTCTCTCTGCGCCTTCAGTTTTCAATGTCAGAAGAAATGAACACACCACAGATAGATTTTTTTGGGGTGAAAAAGGATTATTTAGCGCACAATATGCTGAAGAAAATCATTTTCTATTTCCATCACTAAAAGTTGTAGTTGAAGGAATTGGTGAAGAAAAAATATTTGAGGGTCTAGAACTTACTGCAGATGATTGGGAAGAGATTGAAGAATATGAATATGCTTTTGTTTAA
- a CDS encoding sensor histidine kinase produces MNLSKKFEELILKQLESFGCSMGVTNLVIYLASAKQGTKASFEMIGQWPQIDRMLTSIEDDPSLKVSSPNRRWYPLQENDILLGVLRVETDLKGGYWPVSLDSRLKALSISLAKCVSIELERQNKNEEVNYLKNQVNVIIHQLRNPLAAIRTYAKLLIKRLGSDDDSIEIVERMIIEQKQINQYMDSFAQLNSPIQLPLEIGEERLLLPPNLDNKKVITVQSLLRPILERGKANADLENRDWTEPSLWPDWTISPLKAKYAVVAEIVANLLENAFKYAQKDAEIGLVITSNGLCIFDDGKKITKNENEKIFEKGFRGSAAKKKDGTGVGLFLARKLAKQIGGDLRLLENNSIDNTEKLKNLKKKNIFYLELPIKELHA; encoded by the coding sequence ATGAATCTCTCAAAAAAATTTGAAGAATTAATTTTAAAACAGCTAGAAAGTTTTGGGTGCTCAATGGGCGTAACTAATTTAGTTATATATCTTGCTTCAGCTAAGCAAGGAACTAAAGCATCTTTTGAAATGATTGGTCAATGGCCACAAATTGATAGGATGCTTACTTCAATAGAAGATGATCCTTCACTAAAGGTTTCTTCACCTAATAGAAGATGGTACCCGCTACAAGAAAACGATATTCTACTTGGTGTCCTTAGGGTAGAAACTGATTTGAAAGGGGGGTATTGGCCAGTATCTCTCGATTCTAGATTAAAAGCGCTTTCAATATCTTTAGCTAAATGCGTTTCCATAGAATTAGAACGTCAAAATAAAAATGAAGAAGTCAATTATTTAAAAAATCAGGTCAATGTCATAATTCATCAATTAAGGAATCCATTAGCTGCTATTAGGACATATGCAAAATTATTAATAAAAAGACTTGGTTCAGATGATGATTCTATTGAAATAGTCGAACGCATGATAATAGAGCAAAAACAAATTAATCAATATATGGATTCTTTTGCGCAATTAAATTCACCTATTCAACTTCCTCTAGAAATTGGAGAGGAAAGATTATTATTACCACCAAATTTAGATAATAAAAAGGTAATAACTGTTCAGAGTTTATTGAGGCCAATATTAGAAAGGGGTAAAGCTAATGCGGACTTAGAGAATAGAGATTGGACTGAACCTTCTCTTTGGCCAGATTGGACTATTTCGCCATTAAAGGCAAAATATGCTGTAGTTGCTGAAATTGTGGCCAATTTATTAGAAAATGCGTTTAAATATGCCCAAAAAGATGCTGAAATTGGACTTGTCATTACGAGTAATGGACTTTGTATATTTGATGATGGTAAAAAAATAACCAAAAATGAAAACGAGAAAATTTTCGAAAAAGGTTTTAGAGGATCTGCTGCAAAAAAGAAAGATGGGACTGGTGTGGGACTTTTTTTGGCGAGGAAATTAGCAAAACAAATTGGAGGAGATTTGAGATTGCTGGAAAATAACTCGATTGATAATACTGAGAAATTAAAAAATCTTAAGAAGAAAAATATTTTTTATTTAGAATTACCTATAAAAGAATTGCATGCATAA
- a CDS encoding adenosylcobinamide-GDP ribazoletransferase → MAGSWIFYTTFPKIPLINPEFKNIAQFAPPLGFFIGTIQSYVFLFLRENSWSIYASALICLALGYLITGGLHLDGLMDTFDGIFAGKKRRLKAMKDSKVGSFGVQALVFITLIQIACILKIQNLIIFVLPICLFWGRFSNLFFIENFKYISYKKKSISHKKFWNGFKKESLISIIFLLIFIAYQFVSITSQEMLIKFLILILIGIFLSYLIPKIMGNKIGGFNGDACGASIVLVETAMLFMHAILL, encoded by the coding sequence TTGGCAGGATCTTGGATTTTCTATACGACATTTCCAAAGATACCTTTAATTAATCCCGAATTTAAAAATATTGCACAATTTGCGCCGCCTTTAGGATTTTTTATTGGAACAATACAAAGTTATGTTTTTCTTTTTTTAAGAGAAAACTCTTGGTCAATTTATGCATCTGCATTAATTTGTTTGGCTTTGGGATATTTAATTACTGGTGGTCTACACCTCGATGGTTTAATGGATACTTTCGATGGTATTTTTGCAGGTAAAAAGAGACGTTTAAAAGCCATGAAAGACAGTAAAGTTGGTTCCTTTGGAGTTCAAGCTTTAGTTTTTATAACTTTAATTCAAATTGCTTGCATACTGAAAATTCAAAACCTAATAATTTTTGTTTTACCTATATGCTTATTTTGGGGAAGATTTTCAAATTTATTTTTTATAGAAAATTTTAAATATATCAGCTATAAGAAAAAATCTATTAGTCACAAAAAGTTTTGGAATGGATTTAAAAAAGAATCTTTGATCTCCATAATTTTTCTTTTAATTTTCATTGCATACCAATTTGTTTCAATTACATCCCAAGAAATGTTAATTAAATTTTTAATTCTTATTTTGATTGGTATTTTTCTAAGTTATCTTATCCCAAAGATAATGGGTAATAAAATTGGAGGCTTCAATGGAGATGCATGCGGTGCAAGTATTGTACTAGTTGAAACTGCAATGTTGTTTATGCATGCAATTCTTTTATAG